A single window of Larimichthys crocea isolate SSNF chromosome XII, L_crocea_2.0, whole genome shotgun sequence DNA harbors:
- the LOC104918617 gene encoding myosin heavy chain, fast skeletal muscle, which translates to MSTDAEMQQYGPAAIYLRKPERERIEAQNAPFDAKTAYFVTDPDEMYLKGKLVKREGGKATVETLSGKSVTVKEDGIEPMNPPKYDKIEDMAMMTHLNEPCVLYNLKERYASWMIYTYSGLFCVVVNPYKWLPVYDAQVVGAYRGKKRVEAPPHIFSISDNAYQFMLTDRENQSILITGESGAGKTVNTKRVIQYFATIAVAGAKKAEPTPGKMQGSLEDQIIAANPLLEAYGNAKTVRNDNSSRFGKFIRIHFGTTGKLASADIETYLLEKSRVTFQLSAERSYHIFYQLMTGHKPELLEALLITTNPYDYPMISQGEITVKSINDVEEFIATDTAIDILGFTAEEKLGIYKLTGAVMHHGNMKFKQKQREEQAEPDGTEVADKIAYLLGLNSADMLKALCYPRVKVGNEMVTKGQTVPQVNNAVSALCKSIYEKMFLWMVIRINEMLDTKQPRQFFIGVLDIAGFEIFDFNSLEQLCINFTNEKLQQFFNQHMFVLEQEEYKKEGIEWEFIDFGMDLAACIELIEKPMGIFSILEEECMFPKASDTTFKNKLHDQHLGKTKGFEKPKPGKGKAEAHFALVHYAGTVDYNINGWLDKNKDPLNDSVVQLYQKSANKLLALLYAAHGAAEEAAGGKKGGKKKGGSFQTVSALFRENLGKLMTNLRSTHPHFVRCLIPNESKTPGLMENHLVIHQLRCNGVLEGIRICRKGFPSRILYGDFKQRYKVLNASVIPEGQFIDNKKASEKLLGSIDVDHTQYRFGHTKVFFKAGLLGTLEEMRDDKLATLVTMTQALCRGYVMRKEFVKMMQRRESIYSIQYNIRSFMNVKNWPWLKLYFKIKPLLKSAETEKELSQMKDNYEKMKTDLATALAKKKELEEKMVSLLQEKNDLQLQVAAEGEHLSDAEERCEGLIKSKIQLEAKLKESTERLEDEEEMNAELTAKKRKLEDECSELKKDIDDLELTLAKVEKEKHATENKVKNLTEEMASQDESIAKLTKEKKALQEAHQQTLDDLQAEEDKVNTLTKAKTKLEQQVDDLEGSLEQEKKLRMDLERAKRKLEGDLKLAQESIMDLENEKQQSDEKIKKKDFETSQLLSKIEDEQTLGAQLQKKIKELQARIEELEEEIEAERAARAKVEKQRADLSRELEEISERLEEAGGATAVQIEMNKKREAEFQKLRRDLEESTLQHEATAAALRKKQADSVAELGEQIDNLQRVKQKLEKEKSEYKMEIDDLSSNMENVAKAKGNLEKMCRTVEDQYSELKAKNDENVRQLNDVCAQKARLQTENGEYSRQLEEKEALVSQLTRAKQAFTQQIEEFKRHIEEEVKAKNALAHGVQSARHDCDLLREQFEEEQEAKAELQRGMSKANSEVAQWRSKYETDAIQRTEELEEAKKKLAQRLQDAEESIEAVNSKCASLEKTKQRLQGEVEDLMIDVERANALAANLDKKQRNFDKVLAEWKQKYEEGQAELEGAQKEARSLSTELFKLKNSYEETLDQLETMKRENKNLQQEISDLTEQIGETGKTIHELEKAKKTVETEKSEIQAALEEAEGTLEHEEAKILRIQLELNQVKGEIDRKLAEKDEEMEQIKRNSQRVIDSMQSTLDAEIRSRNDALRVKKKMEGDLNEMEIQLSHANRQAAEAQKQLRNVQGQLKDAQLHLDDALRAQEDMKEQVAMVERRNGLMLAEIEELRAALEQTERARKVAEQELVDASERVGLLHSQNTSLINTKKKLESDLVQVQGEVDDAVQEARNAEDKAKKAITDAAMMAEELKKEQDTSSHLERMKKNLEVTVKDLQHRLDEAENLAMKGGKKQIQKLESRVRELEAEVEAEQKRGADAVKGVRKYERRVKELTYQTEEDKKNVIRLQDLVDKLQMKVKSYKRQSEEAEEQANTHMARLRKNQHELEEAQERADIAESQVNKLRAKSRETVKSDSAE; encoded by the exons ATGAGTACAGACGCGGAGATGCAGCAGTATGGCCCTGCAGCCATTTATCTCCGCAAgcctgagagggagagaatcGAGGCACAGAACGCTCCATTTGATGCCAAAACAGCCTACTTTGTGACTGATCCTGATGAAATGTACCTCAAGGGTAAACTTGTCAAAAGAGAGGGTGGCAAAGCCACAGTTGAGACGCTTTCAGGAAAG TCTGTCACTGTAAAAGAGGACGGCATCGAGCCAATGAATCCTCCAAAGTATGACAAAATTGAGGACATGGCCATGATGACCCACCTCAATGAGCCTTGTGTGCTGTATAACCTCAAAGAGCGTTATGCATCATGGATGATCTAT ACTTACTCTGGCCTCTTCTGCGTCGTTGTGAACCCCTACAAGTGGCTTCCTGTGTACGATGCTCAGGTTGTTGGGGCATatagagggaagaagagagttGAGGCTCCACCCCACATCTTCTCCATATCTGATAATGCCTATCAGTTCATGCTCACTG atCGTGAGAACCAATCTATCCTTATCAC TGGAGAATCTGGTGCAGGAAAGACTGTCAACACCAAGCGTGTCATCCAGTACTTTGCAACAATTGCAGTGGCTGGAGCTAAGAAGGCTGAGCCAACACCTGGCAAGATGCAG GGTTCGCTGGAGGATCAAATCATTGCAGCCAACCCTCTGCTGGAAGCTTATGGTAATGCCAAGACTGTGAGGAATGACAACTCCTCTCGTTTT GGTAAATTCATCAGAATTCATTTTGGCACCACTGGCAAACTGGCCTCAGCTGATATTGAAACAT ATCTGCTGGAGAAGTCCCGTGTCACCTTCCAGTTGTCTGCTGAGAGGAGCTACCATATCTTCTATCAGCTGATGACTGGGCACAAGCCTGAGCTCCTGG AGGCTCTTCTAATCACCACCAACCCCTATGACTACCCAATGATCAGTCAGGGTGAAATCACAGTCAAAAGCATCAACGATGTGGAAGAGTTCATTGCAACAGAC ACTGCTATTGACATCTTGGGCTTCACTGCTGAGGAGAAACTGGGCATCTACAAGCTGACTGGAGCTGTGATGCATCATGGCAACATGAAATTCAAGCAGAAGCAGCGCGAGGAGCAGGCTGAACCTGATGGCACTGAGG TGGCTGACAAAATCGCTTACCTCCTGGGCCTGAACTCAGCTGATATGCTGAAAGCTCTGTGCTACCCAAGAGTCAAGGTCGGAAATGAGATGGTCACCAAAGGTCAGACCGTGCCACAG GTCAACAATGCTGTCAGTGCTCTGTGCAAGTCAATCTATGAGAAAATGTTCTTGTGGATGGTCATCCGTATCAATGAGATGCTTGACACAAAGCAGCCAAGACAGTTCTTCATTGGAGTGTTGGATATCGCTGGATTTGAGATCTTTGAT TTCAACAGCTTGGAGCAACTCTGCATCAACTTCACTAATGAGAAACTGCAACAGTTCTTCAACCAACACATGTTCGTTCTGGAGCAAGAGGAGTACAAAAAAGAAGGCATTGAATGGGAGTTCATTGACTTTGGTATGGACTTGGCTGCCTGCATTGAGCTTATTGAGAAG CCAATGGGCATCTTCTCCATCCTTGAAGAGGAGTGCATGTTTCCCAAGGCCTCTGACACAACTTTCAAGAACAAGCTGCATGATCAGCATCTTGGCAAGACCAAGGGCTTTGAAAAGCCTAAGCCTGGAAAGGGCAAGGCTGAAGCTCACTTCGCCCTTGTTCACTATGCTGGTACTGTGGACTACAATATCAATGGCTGGCTGGACAAGAACAAGGACCCACTGAACGACTCAGTTGTTCAGCTTTACCAGAAGTCTGCAAACAAACTGCTGGCTTTGCTGTATGCAGCCCATGGTGCAGCTGAAG AGGCTGCTGGTGGCAAGAAGGGTGGCAAGAAGAAGGGTGGTTCCTTCCAGACTGTGTCTGCTCTTTTCAGA GAGAACTTGGGCAAGTTGATGACCAACTTGAGGAGCACTCACCCTCATTTTGTCCGTTGCTTGATTCCTAATGAATCAAAGACTCCAG GTCTTATGGAGAACCACTTGGTCATCCACCAACTGAGGTGTAACGGAGTGCTGGAGGGCATCAGAATCTGCAGAAAGGGTTTCCCCAGCAGAATCCTCTATGGTGACTTCAAGCAGAG ATACAAAGTATTGAATGCCAGTGTCATCCCTGAGGGACAGTTCATTGACAACAAGAAAGCTTCAGAGAAGCTGCTGGGCTCCATTGACGTGGACCACACTCAGTACAGATTTGGGCACACAAAG GTGTTCTTCAAAGCTGGTCTGCTGGGTACCctggaggagatgagagatgaTAAACTGGCTACACTGGTGACCATGACTCAGGCTCTCTGCAGAGGATATGTGATGAGGAAGGAGTTTGTTAAAATGATGCAGAGGAG AGAATCTATCTATTCAATCCAGTACAACATCCGGTCATTCATGAATGTGAAGAACTGGCCATGGCTGAAACTGTACTTTAAGATCAAGCCTCTTTTGAAGAGTGCTGAGACTGAGAAGGAGCTGTCGCAGATGAAGGACAACtatgaaaagatgaaaacagacctGGCTACTGCCCTGGCCAAGAAGAAGGAACTGGAAGAGAAGATGGTTTCCTTGCTGCAGGAAAAGAATGACTTGCAACTCCAAGTGGCTGCA GAAGGTGAGCACCTCTCTGATGctgaggaaagatgtgaagggcTCATTAAGAGCAAGATCCAGCTCGAGGCTAAACTCAAAGAGTCAACTGAGAGactggaggatgaagaggaaatgaatgctgagctgacagctaagaagaggaagctggaggaTGAATGCTCTGAGCTGAAGAAAGACATTGATGACTTGGAGCTCACCTTGGCTAAagtggagaaggagaaacatGCCACAGAAAACAAG gTGAAAAACCTGACAGAGGAGATGGCATCTCAAGATGAGTCCATTGCCAAGTTGACCAAGGAGAAGAAAGCCCTCCAAGAAGCCCACCAGCAAACACTTGATGATCTCCAggcagaggaagacaaagtCAACACTCTGACCAAGGCCAAGACAAAGCTGGAACAGCAAGTGGATGAT CTTGAGGGATCACTGGAGCAAGAGAAGAAGCTCCGCATGGATCTTGAGAGAGCCAAGAGGAAGCTTGAGGGAGATCTGAAACTGGCTCAGGAATCCATAATGGACCTGgagaatgaaaaacagcaatCTGATGAGAAAATCAAGaa GAAAGACTTTGAGACCAGCCAGCTCCTCAGCAAGATTGAGGATGAACAGACTCTTGGTGCTCAGCTTCAGAAGAAGATCAAGGAGCTCCAG GCTCGTATTGAGGAGCTGGAAGAAGAGATTGAGGCTGAGAGGGCAGCTCGGGCTAAGGTTGAGAAGCAGAGGGCTGACCTCTCCAGGGAGCTTGAAGAGATCAGTGAGAGGCTTGAGGAAGCTGGTGGAGCAACAGCTGTTCAGATTGAGATGAACAAGAAGCGTGAAGCTGAGTTCCAGAAGCTGCGTCGTGATCTTGAAGAGTCAACCCTGCAGCATGAAGccactgcagcagctcttcGCAAGAAGCAGGCTGACAGTGTTGCAGAGCTGGGAGAGCAGATCGACAACCTCCAGCGTGTCAAGCAGaagctggagaaggagaagagcgAGTACAAGATGGAGATTGATGACCTCTCCAGCAACATGGAGAACGTTGCTAAAGCAAAG GGCAACTTGGAAAAAATGTGCAGAACTGTTGAGGACCAGTACAGTGAGCTCAAAGCCAAAAACGATGAGAATGTTCGCCAGCTGAATGATGTCTGTGCACAGAAGGCaagactgcagacagaaaatg GTGAGTATTCTCGTCAACTTGAGGAGAAGGAAGCTCTTGTTTCCCAGTTGACCAGGGCCAAGCAGGCTTTCACTCAGCAGATTGAGGAGTTTAAGAGGCACAttgaggaggaagtgaag GCCAAGAACGCCCTGGCTCATGGTGTTCAGTCAGCCCGCCATGACTGTGATCTCCTCAGAGAGCAgtttgaggaggagcaggaggcgaAGGCTGAGCTGCAGCGAGGAATGTCCAAGGCCAACAGTGAGGTGGCTCAATGGAGATCCAAATATGAGACTGATGCTATCCAGCGCactgaggagctggaggaggcaaA GAAAAAGCTTGCCCAGCGTCTACAGGATGCTGAGGAATCCATTGAGGCAGTGAACTCAAAGTGTGCCTCACTGGAGAAGACCAAGCAGAGGTTGCAGGGTGAGGTGGAGGACCTCATGATTGATGTAGAGAGAGCTAATGCTCTGGCTGCCAACCTTGACAAGAAGCAGAGGAACTTTGATAAG GTCCTGGCAGAATGGAAACAGAAGTATGAGGAGGGACAGGCCGAGTTGGAAGGAGCTCAGAAGGAGGCTCGCTCTCTCAGCACTGAACTGTTCAAGTTAAAGAACTCTTATGAAGAGACTCTGGATCAGCTGGAGAccatgaagagagagaacaagaacCTGCAGC AGGAGATCTCAGACCTGACTGAACAGATTGGTGAGACTGGAAAGACCATCCATGAGCTGGAAAAAGCCAAAAAGACTGTGGAAACTGAGAAGAGTGAAATCCAGGCAGCACTGGAGGAAGCTGAG GGTACACTGGAGCATGAGGAGGCCAAGATTCTTCGTATTCAGCTTGAACTCAACCAGGTCAAAGGTGAGATTGACAGGAAGCTGGCAGAGAAGGATGAGGAGATGGAGCAGATCAAGAGGAACAGCCAGAGGGTGATTGACTCCATGCAGAGCACTCTGGACGCTGAGATCAGGAGCAGGAATGATGCCCTGAGAGtcaagaagaagatggagggtGACTTGAATGAGATGGAGATTCAGCTGAGCCATGCCAACAGGCAGGCTGCTGAGGCCCAGAAACAACTGAGGAATGTCCAGGGACAGCTCAAG GATGCCCAACTGCATCTTGATGATGCTCTCAGAGCACAGGAAGACATGAAGGAGCAGGTTGCCATGGTGGAGCGCAGAAATGGCCTGATGCTGGCTGAGATTGAGGAGCTCAGAGCTGCTctggagcagacagagagagcacgCAAAGTGGCTGAGCAGGAGTTGGTTGATGCCAGTGAGCGTGTTGGTCTGCTTCACTCTCAG AACACCAGTCTAATAAATACCAAGAAGAAGCTGGAATCTGACCTCGTCCAGGTTCAGGGTGAAGTGGATGATGCTGTTCAGGAAGCAAGAAATGCTGAAGATAAAGCCAAAAAGGCTATCACTGAT GCTGCCATGATGGCtgaggagctgaagaaagagCAGGACACCAGTTCTCACttggagaggatgaagaagaacctGGAGGTCACAGTCAAGGACCTGCAGCACCGCCTAGATGAGGCTGAGAACCTCGCCATGAAGGGTGGCAAGAAGCAGATCCAGAAACTGGAGTCCAGG GTCCGTGAGCTGGAGGCTGAAGTTGAGGCTGAGCAAAAACGTGGAGCTGATGCTGTTAAAGGAGTGCGCAAATAtgagaggagagtgaaggagCTGACCTACCAg ACTGAGGAGGACAAGAAGAATGTGATAAGACTTCAAGATCTGGTAGACAAGCTTCAGATGAAAGTCAAGTCTTACAAGAGACAGTCTGAGGAGGCT GAAGAGCAGGCCAACACCCACATGGCCAGGCTGAGAAAGAATCAGCATGAGCTGGAGGAAGCTCAGGAGCGCGCTGACATTGCTGAGTCCCAGGTCAACAAGCTGAGAGCCAAGAGCCGTGAAACTGTAAAG TCTGACTCTGCTGAGTAA